GCCCGTCAATCACCTTACTAACCCACAATTGACAATGACGTTGGAAATGAAAGAAGAAATCATGAAAAAATATAACATGGAGAAATCATggagtttttaatttttttttttaaatttatgtagcttttttttattttttgtagttttttaaaatattatatgtaatcttctcttttattttaattagtgtgttattttaattaaatgaaatttaaaatagtttaaacaaaacacaaaaaaaaaatccataTTAGCCGAAGCCACACCACACCACACCTTTATTTTTGAAtgagtaaacttctgttttgctccctgtggtttggtcactttaacggttttgctccaaacctttaaaaatagccattttactccctgatgtttcgtttttttgccagtttgctccccgcctctaactccatccaatttgtttgtttttccattttgctccccgcagggagcaaactggccacaaaaccaaaacatcagagagtaaaatgactatttttaaaagtttggagcaaaaccgttaaagtgaacaaaccacaaagagcaaaacggaagtttactctttttgAATATTACCTTGTGAATCTCACATTCACCATGTGCCAAACAATGCCTCCAATCCGAATCCAAGTCCCTTCATACTCTATAGTTTTAAGAGGCATGTTCCTATCGTAACTGTTTGAAAAGAAAAGAATTAAAAAACATACACAAAATGGTCCACTTATAGAAAGCCACGTGGCCCAATCGAATACATAACAGTCGACGTGAATTGTTGTATAGGATATTTTCTGTagtttttttaattctttttttttgtagttttttaaaatattatatataatcttAGGGATCAGCAAATGGTACCAGGTACCGGTACTGAATTTATCGAACCAGGTACATTTTTGtatcaattcggtaccgacttttaacttttcggtaccggtttttacattaaaataccggtaccgaaccgtaccctGCCGAGTATATTCGGCACCGGTACCTACTTTTGAGGATTTTCGTTACCGGTTTGGTATCGAACGGATACCATGCTCATCCCTATGTAATCTTCTCTTCTATTTTAATTAGTGtgttattttaattaaatgaaatttaaaatagtttaaacaaaaaataaaacaaaatccaTATGGCTGGTACGGCAGCCGAAACCACACCACACCACACCTTTGTTTTTGAATATTACCTTCATAGGCGGATCTTATAAGGGCTGTGGCAGGGCCACGGCtcgggcaagtttttcggccgtagtgctaattttccgcatttcgatcgaaattttttatatatactatgtttggcccgggcttgcccgggctttttttagtgcccgtgtctttcggccctgacacgctcaacgggcaagatccgccactgattACCTTATAGATCACACATCACAACATGTCGAGCAATCCCACTAACACCCATAGTTTTAAGAGGCATGTTCCTAACGTAACTGCTTGAAaagaaaagaattaaaaaaaacatacacaACATGGTCCACTTATAGAAAGCCACGTGGCCCAAGTGAATACATAACAATCGACGTGAATTGTTATtgttatatatataggataaaatAGTTGAAGTTCATCTGTATTTGGAAGTCAAATTTAGAAAAGTAAACTACCAAAAAGGTCCCTGAGTTTGGTATTTTTTACACTTTAGTTTAAAACTTAAAtattttgaatctgggtccctatggtttcaattttattgacattttcatctaaaagcaaaATCGGGTCAGATTTTTTAGTTAAAATCtagcttttttgtctttttcatccCTTATAATGAAGGACAAAATGATCAgattttttaaatttgttataataaaacgttaaaagatcattttgcccttcattaaaagggaggaaaaagacagaACAGTTGGAtcttaactgaaaaatctgatcagatttttattttgggtgaaaatggcaacaaaactaaaatcacagggacccagattcaaaaggtttaagttttgaactaatgtggcaaaagtaaacaaacctcagggaccattttagcAGTCTACTCTGTTTAAAAGGATGCTGCTTGATGCATACTTGAATACCAATACCAAATTCTCTTCCTAAAATGGCTAAAGTGCATCTTTGTATaccttcttcatcttcttcttgttcAATGGCTAAAGTGCATCTTTGTATaccttcttcatcttcttcttgttcAACCCAAAGAGAAACATACACTATATGGATGAAGTCACTTGTATTAAACTCTAACGGGTATACGGTTTACGATTCCAATGGAGAAGTCGTTTTTCGTATAGATAACTATGATAGCAAGTGTAGAAGTGAAGTTTATTTGATGGATCTTCGGGGAAATATTGTATGCACGATACTTCGAAAGGTAATTTGAATTTTATGATTTGATTAAGTTAATTGTAACTTGTGATGATTTAAGAATTTTTCACAAATTGTAACTTGTGATGATTAAAAATTAAATGTTGAATACTAAAAAAATTGTAATGAATAAAGTCACTACATAAGAGCTACAAATTTGGTGATAAATTGGCGATGAATTGAATTCATCGTCAAatacaatttcttttgtttttaaaaGTGATATTAAAATAATACTTTTATATTCAAACTATGTTACAGAAACTATTGCGATTTGGGCTTTGGGATTGTTATAACGATAAAGATTCTCGGATACCTTGGTTTAAAGTGGGAAAAGCTTTTGGCTTTTTCAATAACGATTATATTTATGATATTTTGGTTGGAACGAACGAAGCACAAAGTATAAGTAGCTCGAGCCATAGAATGGAAGGATCGGTTGATAACTTAGAGTTCAAGATATTTGATGGTAAAGGACGAATTATGGCCGTGGTGAGACTtggttgttattattattatattttttggaacaacaaatttggatcactaaaAAGATAATTAAAATAAAGTTGGTTCATTAAAGTTGTATGTTTAAATGGATCATGTTTTGTTCTATTATGAAAACAATTGGCTTCGTTTCGTGATGTAGGTGCAAAGAAAACTATCATCTTCAGGCGTCGCATTGGGTGAAGACGTATTGTTCGTGACCATTGAGCCGCACATAGATCATATATTCGTAATGTCTTTAGTAGCGATACTAGGATTAATTCGTCGAAAAATGTAGATAATAATTCGTCATTTTTGGtgtttatacaaaaaaaaaaaaaaaatacatgcgCTTGTACGTGTAAACTAACCAAAGTTGTATTCATGTACTAAACACAAGTGTCGCACGACACAAGTAAAAATTCTTTTATGTGTTATGTATGCATTTAAATGACACTGATTCACTGGACATTATTTTATAAATGCACGAGTAAGAGAATAATGAGTCCGCCACTTCAGATAAATCTCTTTTACAAATGATCTTTTAGCATACTCGTATGTTGTTAAGACGGATTATATTATGCTATCTATAATGTATATGTTGTTTGTATCGAAATAAAAGGTTACTACATGATAATCAGCCGGCCTGTTTTACGTAGTCCATTTTGTTCGTCAGAGTCAGTTTTGTGCCGGTTATCATGCAAATGTTCATAATAGTTAGGAGTTACGTGCAATtggtttatatgtttttttttttattttttattatcgATTATATAATAAAAACTTAAAAAGTACTTAAGAAACAAAAAAAGCGTCCACAACGTGGGGTGCACCTCccttatttgattttttttttttttttttttttatgaaagaTAGTGATTTTTTCGTGAATGTtgggaggtctagcatacgttgtcttaactgGATCCGCGCTAGAGAACCCTCTAGCataatagatccccaatttaaacccctcaatgagaaacacctatcacccagactcgaacttgagacctggagGAGAAAACTCATCCGGACCCACCAAAGATGGAACTTAAATACCGTGGCGACCACTATAGCACTAGTGATGGTTCCTTATTTGAATATAAGAGtaaattgctattttagtccctgagtttttgtccaaattgtcattttagtccaaatagttttttttctcctctggctccctgactttttctttttcttgtcatttagatcacattgtctaacttagtctaaaaaccaggttataatcaggggtatttttggtatTAAATTATTaggaggtttataaattatgttgtaaactaccactggttatcactacacaacagttatgctaaaaatacccctggttataaccagatGTTTAGACTGAGTTAGACAATGTgattaaaatggcaaaaaaatggAAAAGTCGGgaacccagaggagaaaaaaaactatttaaactaaaatggcaatttagatCAAACatcatggactaaaatgacaatttactcttgaatatttttttttgaacggcaaatttggatcactgacggaccactagagtgatcatattcatctccactaggcataatgcctatacaccaattcaggaggaaacccaataaatatgggaaaacccccttatGGAAATTGAACCCAAAACCTATTAATACAAAGTATTATCCCACCACCAAAATATCACTATAAAGCGATCAGTGTTACTCTTGAATATAAAGTTGGTTTGTTTTTAAAGTGTTTTTCTCGATAACTTCAAGATAGTGTTTTTCTCGATAAGttcaatatattattttatttataaaaagaagaagaagaagaagaagaatcaaCACTAGCTATCGAGAAAAACCAATACTCGGATAAGATATAAAAACAATCAAGATTGCAAATCAATTTCTATATGAAAAATGAAGTTCTAATTTTTTGTGTTAAACAAACAAAATGAAAATCTATATATAGGGGGGTTGCAACTCTTTGCGAAAGGGTACAATAGTTAGCAGTTAAATTATCAATTGTATCAATGAAAAGTCTCCATGGAAATATGTTGCTACTTAGTAGTTACCACTGCTCGCATTTACTACTTGGCATAGCTACTGTTGAGTTAAGTTGCTACTTCCCGGCAAATTACAACCGATAAGATAACTCCTAATGCTTAGTG
The Helianthus annuus cultivar XRQ/B chromosome 6, HanXRQr2.0-SUNRISE, whole genome shotgun sequence genome window above contains:
- the LOC110945156 gene encoding protein LURP-one-related 4, yielding MAKVHLCIPSSSSSCSTQRETYTIWMKSLVLNSNGYTVYDSNGEVVFRIDNYDSKCRSEVYLMDLRGNIVCTILRKKLLRFGLWDCYNDKDSRIPWFKVGKAFGFFNNDYIYDILVGTNEAQSISSSSHRMEGSVDNLEFKIFDGKGRIMAVVQRKLSSSGVALGEDVLFVTIEPHIDHIFVMSLVAILGLIRRKM